Proteins from a genomic interval of Ghiorsea bivora:
- a CDS encoding response regulator transcription factor, which produces MHEIMDDMITPHPTLLLVDDDELYCRILGNALSKRGFSVLTAHNVQQALEVVGEVPPKYAVIDLNMPGDSGLVLIEKIHKLDPESHIVVLTGYASVATAVEAIKLGATHYLAKPADADEVLKALGKSEGDTGIEVKQQPMSPKRLEWEHIQKVLTENGGNISETARQLGLHRRTLQRKLQKRPVNE; this is translated from the coding sequence ATGCATGAAATAATGGACGATATGATTACACCCCACCCCACCTTGCTTTTGGTGGATGATGATGAATTATACTGTCGTATTTTGGGCAATGCGCTTAGCAAACGTGGTTTTTCTGTGCTCACCGCTCACAATGTACAACAAGCGCTTGAAGTAGTCGGCGAAGTACCGCCCAAATATGCAGTGATTGATTTAAACATGCCTGGCGACTCAGGCTTGGTATTGATTGAAAAAATCCACAAGTTAGACCCTGAGTCACATATAGTGGTGCTCACAGGTTATGCCAGCGTTGCCACAGCTGTGGAAGCCATCAAACTGGGTGCAACCCACTATCTCGCTAAACCCGCCGATGCTGATGAAGTGCTCAAAGCCTTGGGCAAAAGCGAGGGCGATACAGGCATTGAAGTCAAACAACAGCCCATGTCACCCAAACGTTTGGAATGGGAACATATCCAAAAAGTGCTCACAGAAAATGGCGGTAATATCTCCGAAACTGCAAGGCAGCTAGGTTTACACCGCCGCACCTTGCAACGCAAGCTACAAAAGCGCCCTGTCAACGAATAA
- a CDS encoding NfeD family protein yields MKTKSKLVFLELITSLFGWIWIGASIIALYSLIVALFSDGTWSQFFWALGASIIAKWLTRGFEDNRERIAYEAKLVNEGYSVEEAGQIWFQQYSKTSESGNQSNDLMAIIQAYGKAIETSAPSPSCVADENKLPYPKNKIKKAIIAGLRSTEDPQIKEHLKISYIQLADWQKDVGELDQGFNLTNIDINQDTESLAKAVLKQPSSSRNWATITQKEQEILKQELQDLGLW; encoded by the coding sequence ATGAAAACAAAATCAAAATTAGTATTTCTTGAACTCATTACTAGTCTATTTGGGTGGATCTGGATTGGCGCATCAATAATAGCACTGTATTCTCTTATCGTAGCTCTATTCTCTGATGGTACATGGTCTCAGTTTTTCTGGGCATTGGGTGCAAGTATTATTGCAAAATGGCTTACAAGAGGCTTCGAAGATAACAGGGAACGAATTGCGTATGAAGCCAAGTTAGTAAATGAGGGGTATTCGGTTGAAGAAGCGGGGCAAATATGGTTTCAGCAGTATTCCAAAACATCTGAATCAGGCAACCAATCAAATGACTTAATGGCTATTATTCAGGCATACGGAAAAGCAATAGAAACATCGGCTCCTTCTCCTAGTTGTGTAGCCGACGAAAACAAACTTCCCTATCCAAAAAATAAAATCAAAAAAGCCATAATTGCTGGATTACGCAGCACTGAAGATCCTCAAATAAAAGAGCACCTCAAGATCAGTTATATTCAGCTAGCTGATTGGCAAAAGGATGTTGGGGAATTAGATCAAGGCTTTAATCTAACGAATATCGATATAAACCAAGATACAGAGTCTCTTGCTAAAGCGGTTCTAAAACAACCATCTTCTTCAAGAAATTGGGCTACAATTACACAGAAAGAGCAAGAAATTCTAAAGCAAGAATTGCAGGACTTGGGTCTGTGGTAA
- a CDS encoding BrnT family toxin — protein sequence MKPINWNPDKNRKLIEERGVSFEDIIFSLQSGCLLDDISHPNQEKYSHQRVFIVAIDDYAYLVPYIENDEEIFLKTVVPSRKATKQHLGGKT from the coding sequence ATGAAACCCATCAACTGGAATCCCGACAAAAATCGCAAGCTTATTGAAGAGCGAGGTGTTTCATTTGAAGATATTATTTTTTCTCTTCAGTCAGGTTGTTTGCTTGATGATATTTCGCACCCGAACCAAGAGAAGTATTCCCACCAACGGGTGTTTATCGTTGCAATCGACGATTACGCATATTTGGTGCCCTATATTGAAAATGACGAGGAAATATTTCTTAAAACCGTAGTGCCAAGCAGAAAAGCGACAAAACAGCACCTTGGAGGAAAAACATGA
- a CDS encoding ATP-binding protein, translating into MTAASNTANINIYHLNRLFLFRASMVVAYEILLLTIAVRLSDNHFPLLQVMFIVGLYAAFTIITWLKQPKTSTISPNYLFFQLCIDVLALTLLLYYTGGSNNPFVSLFLLPLLLVAAIFPKPYIWSMAMVTTISYAILLLFPYQQNQGMGYMNPANMSNSAMNSHAIGMAASFLFSVVVILFFVVSMAESLRDRERKLAIAHEKSLRDEHVIALGTLAAGAAHELGTPLGTMAILTKEMEREYTDNTELLEQVQILREQVNRCKTTISQMSSSAGQLRATGGKNMVITDYITNIGKHWQNEHKLTQLETHFPSTKDAPELVVDDTLQQALMSLLNNAADAGAQHIKLNLNWNDTHLNIDICDDGEGLSKEVQRTLGKPFVSTKPNGQGLGFYLAQAVISRMSGNIHIENQSNNRGACVYIQLPLQNIRSSHA; encoded by the coding sequence ATGACAGCAGCAAGCAACACTGCCAATATTAATATTTACCACCTCAACCGCTTGTTTTTATTTCGAGCAAGCATGGTGGTTGCATATGAAATTTTATTGCTGACCATTGCTGTTCGTTTGAGTGACAACCATTTTCCTTTGCTGCAAGTGATGTTTATTGTCGGCTTATACGCTGCATTCACCATCATCACATGGCTAAAACAACCCAAAACATCCACCATTTCGCCCAACTATTTATTTTTTCAGCTTTGCATCGATGTATTGGCACTCACCTTATTGCTTTACTACACTGGCGGCTCAAACAACCCATTTGTGTCCTTATTTTTATTACCCCTACTGCTGGTCGCTGCGATTTTCCCCAAACCCTATATTTGGAGCATGGCGATGGTAACCACCATCAGTTATGCCATTCTTCTCTTATTCCCCTACCAACAAAACCAAGGCATGGGATACATGAACCCCGCAAACATGAGCAACTCCGCTATGAACAGCCATGCCATTGGTATGGCAGCGAGTTTTTTATTTAGTGTGGTGGTGATTTTATTTTTTGTGGTTTCCATGGCGGAATCCCTGCGTGACCGCGAACGTAAACTTGCGATTGCCCATGAAAAAAGCTTGCGTGATGAACATGTGATTGCCCTCGGCACATTGGCAGCAGGCGCTGCCCACGAACTGGGCACACCATTGGGAACCATGGCTATTTTAACCAAAGAAATGGAACGTGAGTATACCGATAATACAGAGCTTTTAGAGCAAGTTCAGATTTTAAGAGAACAAGTGAATCGCTGCAAAACCACGATTTCGCAAATGAGCAGCAGTGCTGGGCAATTGCGCGCCACAGGTGGCAAAAACATGGTCATCACCGATTATATCACTAACATTGGTAAACATTGGCAAAACGAACATAAGCTCACCCAACTTGAAACCCACTTCCCCTCAACAAAAGATGCACCTGAACTTGTGGTGGACGACACCTTGCAACAAGCCTTGATGAGTCTACTCAACAATGCAGCAGATGCAGGAGCACAACATATCAAACTCAATCTCAACTGGAATGATACGCATTTGAATATCGATATTTGCGATGATGGTGAAGGTTTAAGCAAGGAAGTACAAAGAACCTTAGGCAAACCATTTGTGAGCACCAAACCCAATGGGCAAGGACTAGGCTTTTATTTGGCGCAAGCCGTAATTTCACGCATGAGTGGCAATATTCACATTGAAAACCAAAGCAATAACCGTGGTGCTTGTGTCTATATTCAACTACCACTGCAAAACATAAGGTCATCCCATGCATGA
- a CDS encoding DEAD/DEAH box helicase, giving the protein MKFEQYHISEDIKKNLSKLGFKRPTDIQFKAIPSIMAGEDVLAIAQTGTGKTAAFAIPVIDKIHKFKSSKRSYGIKCIVLAPTRELAQQIGEVFTKLARHTRVKTFALYGGVEQEQQIAKLQDGIDVLIATPGRMFDLINQDVIKLEGVSTLILDEADHMLDLGFIEDIKYIKKMVYHKHQTLFFSATINDEIKKLAYSQVKSAAIRIQVSPKDKVSKNITHFVMFVDMDDKRFFLERFINENPDSRMIVFVRTRVRAERVAKAMARVGIETVTIHGDKDQHERSDIMRSFKQGHGNILIATDVSARGIDIADIDYVINYDLPEREENYVHRVGRTGRGVNKGTAISFCAPEEKELLENIQAFLSKPIEVLKVSKHEYEQTRTIPDEPASLRAIINDDVLPKKKRKTKKKVKKPKKKK; this is encoded by the coding sequence ATGAAATTTGAGCAATACCACATCTCTGAAGACATCAAAAAAAACCTAAGTAAGTTAGGTTTTAAACGCCCAACGGATATTCAATTCAAAGCCATTCCATCCATTATGGCAGGTGAAGATGTGCTCGCGATTGCTCAAACGGGTACAGGTAAAACCGCAGCTTTTGCGATTCCTGTGATTGATAAAATTCATAAATTTAAAAGCAGTAAACGTTCGTATGGCATCAAATGTATTGTGCTTGCCCCTACCCGCGAATTAGCCCAGCAAATTGGCGAAGTATTTACCAAGTTGGCACGACATACCCGCGTTAAAACCTTTGCTTTGTATGGTGGCGTAGAGCAAGAGCAACAAATTGCCAAGCTTCAAGATGGTATTGATGTTTTGATTGCAACCCCAGGGCGAATGTTTGATTTGATTAACCAAGATGTGATTAAACTGGAAGGCGTGAGCACGCTGATTTTGGATGAAGCCGACCATATGCTTGATTTGGGTTTTATTGAAGACATTAAATACATCAAAAAGATGGTCTATCATAAACACCAAACCCTATTCTTTTCCGCAACCATCAATGATGAGATTAAAAAACTTGCGTATTCCCAAGTAAAATCGGCTGCCATTCGTATTCAAGTTTCACCCAAAGACAAAGTGTCCAAAAACATCACGCACTTTGTCATGTTTGTCGATATGGATGATAAACGTTTCTTTTTGGAGCGGTTTATCAACGAAAACCCTGATAGTCGTATGATTGTCTTTGTACGTACGCGTGTTCGCGCAGAGCGCGTTGCCAAAGCCATGGCTAGGGTTGGCATTGAAACAGTCACCATTCATGGCGATAAAGATCAACATGAACGTTCAGACATTATGCGTAGCTTTAAACAAGGGCATGGCAATATCCTGATTGCCACCGATGTCAGTGCGCGCGGCATTGATATTGCCGATATTGATTATGTGATTAACTATGACCTACCCGAACGCGAAGAAAATTATGTACACCGAGTTGGGCGTACAGGGCGCGGTGTGAATAAAGGCACAGCCATTTCCTTTTGTGCACCTGAAGAAAAAGAACTGCTTGAAAATATCCAAGCATTTTTGAGCAAACCCATTGAAGTGCTCAAAGTATCCAAACACGAATACGAACAAACCCGTACTATTCCTGATGAACCAGCTAGCCTTCGCGCTATTATCAATGATGATGTGCTGCCTAAGAAAAAGCGAAAAACCAAGAAAAAAGTTAAAAAACCAAAAAAGAAAAAATAA
- the hflX gene encoding GTPase HflX, with translation MSELTETEHQQDKVIALHPRLAEMRWGDAASKSRFEEFERLVLSLGCPLEESVLMNVRRALPATLIGSGQAKDIARRVEIHEAAVVFVDHQLSPIQQRNLETAFNCKVIDRTGLILEIFGARAQTREGVMQVELASLNYQISRLVRTWTHLERQRGGVGFMGGPGERQLELDKRMIRDSIKRIEQDLAKVRQMRATQREGRKRRDVLTVALVGYTNAGKSTLFNKITQADAYVADQLFATLDPTLRQIKLPNSVTLMMSDTVGFVQELPHELVNAFRATLEEVIEADLILHVRDISDPESPNHKAVVIETLKELGLDGDHAPPIVEVLNKIDLAPQVTTTIREDIDGSRIALSAITGQGMDDLMTLLAKWSEQNMVELALKLPIADGKTLAWCHEHGLVLSQQADDEWLQIKVRISPKFQSQVQDWVVKG, from the coding sequence ATGAGCGAACTGACAGAAACGGAACATCAACAAGACAAAGTGATTGCGCTGCATCCTCGGCTTGCCGAAATGCGCTGGGGTGATGCGGCGAGTAAGTCTCGATTTGAAGAGTTTGAACGTTTGGTTTTGTCGTTGGGTTGTCCGTTGGAAGAATCGGTGTTGATGAATGTGCGCCGAGCATTGCCCGCCACATTGATAGGTTCAGGGCAAGCCAAAGATATTGCACGGCGTGTTGAAATTCATGAAGCTGCCGTGGTGTTTGTGGACCATCAATTATCACCCATTCAACAGCGTAATCTTGAAACAGCTTTTAATTGTAAAGTGATTGATAGAACAGGTTTGATTCTGGAAATCTTTGGCGCAAGAGCCCAAACAAGGGAAGGGGTGATGCAAGTGGAGCTTGCTAGCCTTAACTATCAAATCAGTAGGTTGGTTCGCACTTGGACACATCTTGAGCGGCAACGTGGTGGTGTTGGTTTTATGGGTGGCCCTGGTGAGCGTCAACTGGAGCTGGATAAACGTATGATTCGCGATAGCATCAAACGCATTGAGCAAGACCTCGCCAAAGTACGTCAAATGCGGGCAACTCAACGTGAAGGTCGTAAACGTAGGGATGTATTAACTGTGGCATTGGTGGGTTATACCAATGCTGGTAAATCCACATTATTTAATAAAATCACCCAAGCCGATGCTTATGTTGCCGACCAATTATTTGCTACATTAGACCCCACGCTGAGGCAAATTAAGCTGCCCAACAGTGTTACTTTGATGATGTCGGACACTGTGGGTTTTGTACAAGAATTGCCCCATGAGCTGGTGAATGCTTTTCGCGCTACTTTGGAAGAAGTGATTGAAGCCGATTTGATTTTACATGTGCGTGATATTTCAGACCCTGAAAGCCCTAATCATAAAGCTGTAGTAATTGAAACCCTAAAAGAACTTGGGCTAGATGGTGATCATGCGCCACCGATTGTGGAAGTGTTAAACAAGATTGATTTGGCTCCACAAGTGACCACTACCATTCGTGAAGATATTGATGGTTCGCGCATTGCATTGTCTGCAATTACAGGTCAAGGCATGGATGATTTGATGACATTGCTTGCCAAGTGGAGTGAGCAAAATATGGTTGAACTTGCCCTCAAACTACCCATCGCCGATGGTAAAACCCTTGCTTGGTGTCATGAGCACGGCCTAGTGTTATCTCAGCAAGCTGATGATGAGTGGCTACAAATTAAAGTGCGGATTTCACCCAAATTTCAAAGCCAAGTGCAAGATTGGGTGGTGAAAGGTTAA
- a CDS encoding type 1 glutamine amidotransferase: MRVHYIQHVAFEGLGAIQPYLQAQGHDLSVTRLYAGEHLPSVDTFDWLIAMGGPMGIYDYDEYSWLQTEKVFIKQAIDAGKTVLGVCLGAQLIADVMGGSGDKRAVYASKRKEIGWFDIQCSPELQETVLDGVFPQTFEAFHWHGDTFDVPAGVKALGASEACANQGFIYDNRVLGLQFHLETTPESAAALIENCGDELDASLSKQNSYVQLAKEMLADQQRFSRLNQSMVKVLKALGA, translated from the coding sequence ATGCGTGTACATTATATCCAACATGTAGCTTTTGAAGGGTTAGGGGCGATACAGCCTTATTTGCAAGCTCAGGGTCATGATTTAAGTGTGACGAGGCTGTATGCTGGTGAGCATTTGCCAAGTGTGGATACATTTGATTGGTTGATTGCCATGGGTGGCCCCATGGGTATTTATGACTATGATGAGTATTCATGGTTACAAACTGAGAAGGTTTTTATCAAACAAGCTATTGATGCGGGTAAAACGGTGTTGGGTGTGTGTTTGGGGGCGCAGTTGATTGCTGATGTCATGGGTGGTTCAGGAGATAAAAGAGCAGTGTATGCAAGCAAACGTAAGGAAATCGGCTGGTTTGATATTCAATGCTCGCCTGAATTACAGGAAACAGTGCTGGATGGGGTGTTTCCTCAAACCTTCGAAGCTTTCCATTGGCATGGGGATACCTTTGATGTGCCAGCAGGCGTGAAAGCTTTGGGGGCGAGTGAAGCATGCGCTAACCAAGGTTTTATTTATGATAATCGGGTATTGGGTTTGCAGTTTCATCTAGAAACCACGCCTGAATCAGCTGCTGCATTGATAGAAAACTGTGGTGATGAACTGGATGCCAGTTTGTCGAAGCAAAACAGTTATGTGCAGTTGGCAAAGGAAATGCTTGCTGATCAACAACGGTTTAGCCGTTTAAATCAAAGCATGGTTAAAGTATTGAAGGCATTAGGAGCGTAA
- a CDS encoding response regulator: MTVPKLLIAEDDEALGALLEEYLDSSGYQVTLVQRGDDAVAAIKSQHFDIVLTDIVMPGADGLHVLAESKGNPSKTLVVLMTAYSGIEDAIHAVEQGAYDFVSKPFQLPEIRVRLDNAARYQSLLRKWSAVERQENNEEFTPYIAPDSSIYAPAAIKAYGVRKG; this comes from the coding sequence TTGACTGTCCCCAAGCTACTTATCGCCGAAGATGATGAAGCTTTAGGCGCATTACTTGAAGAATATCTCGATTCTTCTGGTTACCAAGTCACCTTGGTTCAGCGCGGTGATGATGCAGTCGCTGCTATCAAGTCACAACATTTTGACATTGTACTCACCGATATTGTCATGCCTGGTGCAGATGGTCTGCATGTCTTGGCAGAAAGCAAAGGAAATCCAAGTAAAACCCTTGTCGTTTTAATGACAGCTTATTCTGGCATCGAAGATGCTATACATGCTGTAGAACAAGGAGCCTATGATTTTGTTAGTAAACCATTCCAATTGCCTGAAATACGTGTTCGCCTTGATAATGCAGCACGCTACCAATCCCTTCTTCGCAAGTGGTCTGCCGTTGAGCGCCAAGAAAACAATGAAGAGTTCACACCTTATATTGCACCTGATTCATCCATATATGCACCTGCTGCCATCAAAGCTTATGGTGTCCGCAAAGGTTAA
- a CDS encoding DUF2164 domain-containing protein, whose product MIAFSDGEKEVLVHKIKRYFDQELDQDLGQFEAEAVLDFFATEVGSSFYNRGLLDAQAVLAERLDVIQDAIYELEKPTTFREDLNKS is encoded by the coding sequence TTGATTGCATTTTCTGATGGTGAAAAAGAAGTATTGGTGCATAAAATTAAGCGTTATTTTGATCAAGAACTGGATCAAGATTTAGGGCAGTTTGAGGCAGAGGCTGTGTTGGACTTTTTCGCAACCGAGGTGGGAAGTTCTTTTTATAACCGTGGTTTATTGGATGCACAAGCGGTATTGGCTGAGCGTTTGGATGTGATTCAAGATGCTATTTATGAGCTTGAAAAACCAACGACATTTAGGGAAGATCTGAATAAATCATGA
- a CDS encoding VOC family protein, whose amino-acid sequence MRVQHKINYLEIPSKDILVSKNFFSQVFGWSFKDYGPEYTAFVDAGIDGVFYQSSETVSIDQGSVLVVLYSADLEQTQGEAQDAGGMICKDIFMFPGGRRFHFKDPVGNEFAVWSDK is encoded by the coding sequence ATGCGTGTGCAACATAAGATTAATTACTTGGAAATTCCGAGTAAAGATATATTGGTTAGTAAAAACTTTTTTAGCCAAGTGTTTGGCTGGTCATTTAAAGATTATGGACCTGAATACACCGCTTTTGTTGATGCAGGAATAGATGGTGTTTTTTATCAATCAAGTGAAACTGTTTCTATAGATCAGGGCAGTGTATTGGTGGTCTTGTATAGTGCTGATTTGGAGCAGACTCAGGGTGAAGCACAAGATGCGGGTGGAATGATTTGTAAGGACATTTTTATGTTCCCCGGTGGGCGACGTTTTCATTTTAAAGATCCTGTGGGTAATGAGTTTGCCGTGTGGTCAGATAAGTAA
- a CDS encoding transposase, which translates to MKKKDKYDPKLVALASELAKHMKTESDISSLSQLLTKLTVETALGAEMEEHLGYGHHERSDTNNHRNGYSRKRLIGDHGEV; encoded by the coding sequence ATGAAGAAGAAAGACAAATATGACCCAAAGTTGGTCGCCTTAGCCAGTGAGTTGGCGAAGCATATGAAGACTGAGTCTGACATATCGAGCCTTAGTCAGCTATTAACGAAACTCACGGTTGAAACAGCCCTTGGTGCAGAGATGGAAGAACATCTTGGTTATGGTCATCATGAGCGTAGCGATACAAATAACCATCGTAATGGTTATTCCCGCAAGCGTTTAATTGGTGATCATGGTGAAGTT
- a CDS encoding YaiI/YqxD family protein translates to MKIWVDADACPVPVKEMLFRAAERTQITTTLVANSKMQVPKSTYIFSVKVDSGADVADAWIVEHLKGKDLVITADVPLAADVIKKGGLALSPRGSLFSPETIKAQLTMRNFMDELRGSGVVTGGQAAFSHADRQTFANQLDKILTRYRKQGG, encoded by the coding sequence ATGAAAATTTGGGTAGATGCCGATGCATGCCCTGTGCCTGTGAAAGAGATGTTATTTCGTGCTGCAGAGCGTACACAAATCACAACAACTTTGGTTGCCAACAGTAAAATGCAAGTGCCCAAGTCGACTTATATTTTTAGTGTGAAGGTAGATAGTGGGGCTGATGTTGCTGATGCTTGGATTGTAGAGCATTTAAAGGGAAAGGATTTGGTGATTACGGCGGATGTACCCTTGGCTGCAGATGTGATTAAGAAAGGAGGTTTGGCATTAAGTCCACGTGGAAGTTTGTTTTCGCCGGAAACGATTAAAGCACAGCTGACCATGCGTAATTTTATGGATGAACTTAGAGGTAGCGGCGTGGTTACAGGTGGGCAGGCTGCATTTAGTCATGCAGATAGACAAACTTTTGCCAATCAGTTGGACAAGATTTTAACCCGATACCGTAAACAGGGAGGTTAG
- a CDS encoding HD domain-containing phosphohydrolase, whose amino-acid sequence MLKILVIEDQPAVREIISEVIQGMHIKMDIGQSSSLKEAEVALHEQSWDMVVTDLSLGDGNSLDLISTLQQKHITLPPIVLISGFLTDKHVQQAKSLNIEHILAKPFDPDVLLGCVQDVLDLKNIIKVPATSNNHAHDSKLLPEMFEMDRKLGLLFRMFDEMPKSPDVSSVCDSALKIAIDMVHAQGGYLALYERNKETLVQVAFQGSNSPNPIAKTCHLHDTPFAPLIHASQEFIEVLPQQQVKPCWPDIESNAYLAIPVYLQGIPMGVLCLTNRLNTSPLTDESRYMLSLLIKKLDTLLDNRAVHAALADSMNETLIALVRSLEARDRYTKDHSSRVSLLSVQFARALGLDDESVQLIKTGGLLHDIGKVGIADSVLLKPGRYTDQEYNIMKAHPAIGDSILKNMDTLVRERLIVRHHHERWDGKGYPDKIGSTEIPFEARIVCVADAIDAMTTHRVYRQAKPLSFCAEQLEFASGSQFDPQVVAVALEAIRQGNIFTQAKSDNCDEGVMPIQASMGQDKSIKQQELPYA is encoded by the coding sequence ATGTTAAAAATCCTTGTCATTGAAGACCAGCCTGCTGTCCGTGAAATTATTTCCGAAGTGATTCAAGGTATGCACATCAAAATGGACATTGGGCAGTCAAGCAGCCTCAAAGAAGCCGAAGTTGCCTTACATGAACAGAGCTGGGATATGGTTGTCACCGACTTAAGTCTAGGTGATGGTAATTCGTTGGATTTAATTTCAACACTACAGCAGAAACACATCACATTGCCACCCATTGTGCTCATCAGTGGTTTTCTCACCGACAAACATGTCCAACAAGCAAAAAGTCTCAATATTGAGCATATACTTGCCAAACCCTTTGACCCTGATGTGTTGTTGGGTTGTGTACAAGATGTACTGGATCTAAAGAATATCATTAAAGTTCCAGCCACATCAAACAACCACGCACATGATAGTAAGTTACTGCCTGAAATGTTTGAAATGGACAGAAAACTAGGGCTTTTGTTTCGTATGTTTGACGAAATGCCCAAAAGCCCCGATGTATCTTCAGTATGTGATAGCGCACTAAAAATAGCCATTGATATGGTGCATGCCCAAGGTGGTTACCTTGCCTTGTATGAGCGCAATAAAGAAACATTGGTGCAAGTCGCATTCCAAGGCAGTAATTCGCCTAATCCTATTGCGAAAACATGTCACTTACATGATACACCTTTTGCACCTTTGATTCATGCTTCACAAGAGTTTATTGAGGTGCTGCCCCAACAGCAGGTCAAACCATGTTGGCCAGATATTGAAAGTAATGCTTACTTGGCAATCCCTGTTTACCTTCAAGGTATTCCTATGGGGGTTTTATGTTTAACCAATCGTTTAAACACATCACCTTTAACCGATGAATCCCGGTACATGCTCAGTTTGCTCATCAAGAAACTGGATACGCTTTTGGATAACCGTGCTGTGCATGCAGCACTTGCTGACAGCATGAATGAAACACTGATTGCATTGGTACGCTCTTTGGAAGCAAGGGATAGATATACCAAAGACCATTCATCTCGAGTCAGCCTACTTTCTGTTCAGTTTGCTCGAGCTTTAGGGCTGGATGATGAAAGTGTTCAACTGATTAAAACGGGTGGTTTGTTACATGATATTGGCAAAGTTGGTATAGCAGACTCTGTACTACTCAAACCGGGTCGGTATACCGACCAAGAATATAATATTATGAAAGCCCACCCTGCCATTGGTGATTCTATTCTTAAAAATATGGATACTTTGGTTCGTGAACGTTTAATTGTACGCCATCATCATGAACGTTGGGATGGCAAAGGTTACCCCGATAAAATTGGCAGCACTGAAATTCCTTTTGAAGCACGTATTGTTTGTGTAGCCGATGCTATTGATGCCATGACCACCCACAGGGTTTACCGTCAAGCCAAACCCTTATCTTTTTGCGCTGAGCAGTTAGAGTTTGCCTCAGGAAGCCAGTTCGACCCACAAGTTGTTGCCGTAGCTCTTGAGGCAATTCGCCAAGGTAATATTTTCACACAAGCCAAATCTGACAATTGTGATGAAGGTGTGATGCCTATCCAAGCTTCTATGGGCCAAGATAAATCAATAAAACAACAGGAGTTGCCTTATGCCTGA
- a CDS encoding class I SAM-dependent methyltransferase has protein sequence MTDLFENKAGDWDKGDMKQMLSQAIGGAMVQKVGFEKQHHVMDFGAGTGLICSAIAPHVQSIAAVDISPSMLERLAAKPELQGKVTTVCQDILDCPIDEKFDVIVSAMAMHHVQDTDVLLQSFYEHLKDDGRVALADLDAEDGSFHPADIEGVFHDGFERSALQKKLEQAGFLDVHFETVTTVYKDDNAYPIFLVMARKAERG, from the coding sequence ATGACAGATTTATTTGAAAACAAAGCGGGTGATTGGGATAAGGGTGATATGAAGCAGATGCTTTCCCAAGCGATTGGTGGAGCGATGGTGCAAAAGGTTGGTTTTGAGAAACAACATCATGTGATGGATTTTGGCGCGGGTACGGGGTTGATTTGCTCAGCCATTGCGCCACATGTGCAAAGTATTGCGGCAGTGGATATTTCGCCTTCGATGTTGGAACGATTGGCAGCTAAACCTGAGTTGCAGGGCAAAGTGACTACGGTTTGTCAGGATATTTTAGATTGTCCCATTGATGAGAAGTTTGATGTGATTGTGAGCGCTATGGCTATGCACCATGTGCAAGATACAGATGTTTTGTTGCAAAGCTTTTATGAACATTTGAAAGATGATGGAAGGGTGGCTTTGGCAGACTTAGATGCGGAAGATGGAAGTTTTCATCCTGCGGATATTGAAGGGGTGTTTCATGATGGATTTGAGCGAAGTGCGCTACAAAAGAAATTAGAGCAAGCTGGCTTCCTCGATGTGCATTTTGAAACGGTAACAACCGTTTATAAAGATGATAATGCATATCCCATTTTTCTTGTTATGGCGCGCAAAGCAGAGAGGGGATAA